The Methanobrevibacter thaueri genome includes a window with the following:
- a CDS encoding AMP-binding protein gives MTSVIGDFVERVDFDSYEDFFENFKLTYNDDYNFGFDVVDKYAEIDPEKIALIWTNDHDENHTFTFKEMKEYSNKAANLFKSLGIKKGDCVMLTLKNRYEFWFCMVALHKIGAIPIPGTHMLKLHDIDFRIKEANVKMVVSVEEDTLLPDYEAAEESLGISLKKLAIETDRDGWINFNEAIEKESPVFERPTGEDKTYAEEIFLIYFTSGTSGLPKMVSHKHTYSLGHIPTAKYWHNVVEDGIHHTAADTGWGKAVWGNLYGQWIAGTSVFIYDYDRFNGIKLLEKIIENKVDTFCAPPTIYRFIIKENIDGYDLSNLKYVTTAGEPLPPEVSERFYDISGLRIKEGFGQTETTLSIGTFIWLDAKVGSIGKPSPLFDLHLLDENHNKVEIGDEGELCFKMNDGPNPGLFKDYVNDEEKYKKQIHHGYYHCGDTAWVDEDGYVHFVGRNDDIIKSSGYRIGPYEVESAVLSHEAVSNCAITAYPDEVRGQIVKATIILQPGFEPSEQLTKDIQNHVKRVTAPYKYPRMIEYTDEIPETISGKIRRVEIRENDNKN, from the coding sequence ATGACATCAGTAATAGGAGATTTTGTAGAGAGAGTTGACTTTGACTCTTATGAAGACTTTTTTGAAAACTTTAAACTCACATACAATGACGATTACAACTTCGGGTTCGATGTTGTGGACAAGTACGCTGAAATCGACCCTGAAAAAATAGCATTAATCTGGACCAATGACCATGATGAAAACCATACCTTCACATTCAAGGAGATGAAAGAGTATTCAAACAAAGCTGCAAACTTATTTAAAAGCTTAGGAATTAAAAAAGGCGATTGTGTAATGCTCACACTCAAAAACAGATACGAATTCTGGTTCTGTATGGTTGCATTGCATAAGATCGGTGCAATACCAATTCCTGGAACACACATGTTAAAGCTTCATGATATTGATTTCAGGATAAAGGAAGCGAATGTGAAAATGGTCGTGTCAGTGGAAGAAGATACCTTGTTGCCTGACTATGAGGCGGCTGAAGAATCATTAGGAATCAGTTTGAAAAAATTGGCTATTGAAACCGACAGGGACGGTTGGATCAACTTCAATGAGGCAATCGAAAAGGAAAGCCCTGTTTTTGAAAGGCCAACCGGAGAAGACAAAACCTACGCTGAAGAGATATTCCTAATCTATTTCACATCCGGAACCAGCGGACTTCCGAAAATGGTATCACACAAGCATACCTACTCCTTAGGTCACATTCCAACCGCAAAATATTGGCATAATGTTGTGGAGGATGGAATTCACCACACCGCAGCGGATACAGGATGGGGTAAAGCGGTATGGGGAAACCTATACGGCCAATGGATTGCTGGAACCAGCGTATTCATCTATGATTATGACCGGTTCAACGGAATCAAACTGCTTGAGAAAATCATTGAAAATAAAGTGGATACATTCTGTGCCCCTCCAACAATTTACAGATTCATCATTAAAGAAAACATTGATGGATATGACCTTTCAAACTTAAAATACGTTACAACTGCAGGGGAACCGTTACCTCCTGAAGTTTCAGAAAGATTCTACGACATTTCAGGACTCAGAATTAAAGAGGGATTCGGACAAACTGAAACCACCTTATCCATCGGAACATTCATTTGGCTTGATGCAAAGGTTGGTTCAATCGGAAAGCCTTCCCCATTATTCGATTTGCATTTACTTGATGAAAACCACAACAAAGTTGAAATCGGAGATGAAGGAGAACTTTGTTTTAAAATGAATGATGGTCCTAATCCTGGATTATTTAAAGACTACGTGAATGATGAAGAAAAATACAAAAAACAAATCCATCATGGTTATTATCACTGCGGAGATACCGCATGGGTGGATGAAGACGGATATGTGCACTTTGTCGGAAGAAACGACGACATCATCAAATCTTCAGGTTACCGTATTGGACCGTACGAAGTGGAAAGTGCCGTACTGTCTCACGAAGCAGTTTCAAACTGTGCAATTACCGCTTATCCTGATGAAGTGAGAGGCCAAATCGTAAAGGCAACTATCATATTGCAACCTGGCTTCGAACCATCAGAACAACTTACTAAAGATATACAAAATCATGTTAAAAGAGTTACAGCTCCTTATAAATACCCTAGAATGATTGAATATACCGATGAAATACCGGAAA
- a CDS encoding helix-turn-helix domain-containing protein codes for MNEYNKDIGDRIRELRELSDITIKEIADDLNINEETYIQYENAEVDIPASFLYELAHIFKVDLGLLLTGEESRMSIFDVTRANKGVSVDRRKEYTHENLCSNFIHKKAETFLVVVDPEKNPVPSLNSHPGQEFNYVLEGSLKIYIHNNEIVLNEGDCIFFDSAHRHAMVALNDKPAKFLAVII; via the coding sequence ATGAATGAATACAATAAAGATATTGGAGACAGAATTAGAGAACTGAGAGAACTATCAGATATTACTATTAAAGAGATTGCAGACGATTTGAACATTAATGAAGAAACATACATCCAATATGAGAACGCTGAAGTAGACATTCCAGCAAGTTTCTTATACGAACTTGCACACATTTTCAAAGTTGATTTAGGATTATTATTAACCGGTGAAGAAAGCAGAATGAGCATCTTTGACGTCACCCGTGCAAACAAGGGAGTTTCAGTGGACAGAAGAAAGGAATATACTCACGAAAACCTATGTTCTAATTTCATTCACAAAAAAGCCGAAACCTTCCTTGTAGTGGTTGACCCTGAGAAGAACCCTGTGCCTTCACTAAACTCACACCCTGGACAGGAATTCAACTATGTCCTGGAGGGTTCCTTAAAAATTTATATACACAACAACGAAATCGTGCTTAACGAAGGAGACTGCATCTTCTTTGATTCAGCACACAGACACGCAATGGTAGCGCTTAACGATAAACCCGCTAAATTCTTAGCAGTAATCATATAA